A stretch of DNA from Gimesia chilikensis:
AGATGGTTGCCCAAAGTGCGCCCTCCCTGGGAAGCTGGAAAGGCATGTCGAAATTCTTCAGCCAGTTCTGGTCTGATTATGTGATTGGAGTCTCTTTTCAGCGGCAGAAAGCGACCTTCTACGACCCCCTGCTTCGGGCTGGTAAGAAAATCGGAAACCGTCTACTCGATATTCGAACAACGACCGTCAGTATGTTTCAGTCCATCAAGAAGTTCCTCTCTTCCCCCCGTCGCTGGTTCAGCTGGGAAGGTGCGGCCGCTGTCTTCATTATTGCCGGTCTGTTCTTTGCTCTGAAATGGTTATGCCAGGTCATGATTCGTCTGATCCGTAAATTACTGGCCAGAAATCAGGACGAGGAAAGTAAAATGCGTTCTGCCCAGATTGCATTTTATGAACGGTTCCAGAAACTGCTGGCCAGTAAAGGCTTGATTCGTAAACAGACAGAGACTCAGCAGGAATTCTCTCATCACGTGAAAGTAGACCTGAAGCAGGAACTGACTCAGGCGCAACTCAGCGAATATCCGGAAGAAATCTCCCGACTGTATTATCAGGTCCGCTACGGAAATCATCCCCTGGAACCGGAGCAGTCTGCAGAGATCGACCAGAAGCTGACGACACTCGAATCTGCATTGCTGGAACAGAAAGAGGGTTCCGCAGTTGCAAAGTAGCGTGTTCTCCACGCTTCATTGATCCTGTATAGAAGAATTCTCTACAGGAAACAGACTCAGGTTCAGGCATCCCGCAGTCGGGGATCTGAAGCTTCCTGCAGTCCTTCGCCGATCAGGTTATATGCCAGTACGGCCATAAAAATCGCCATCCCCGGGAAGAAGATTAACCACCACATCTGCAGGTTCTGCCGCCCCATATTCAGCAGTGTTCCCCAGCTGGGATTTGGGGGAGGTGCTCCAAATCCCAGGAAGCTCAGTCCGCTTTCAATCAGAATGGCGGCGGCAATTCCAAAGGTGATGGGAACCAGAACCGGTGCCAGCGAGTTGGGCAGGATATAGCGAAAGATGATACGAAACTGTCCAACCCCGGTGGTCTTCGCGGCCAGGACGAAATCGCTTTCTCGCAGTTTCATGAATTCAGCGCGTGCCAGTCGGGCAATACCAGTCCAGCCGGTACAGCCGATAATGGCCATCATATGCCAGATAGTGGGCGCATCGATGATAGCAATGATCGCCAGAATCAGGATTAATGTTGGAATGCACATCACAACCTCGATGACCCGGCTGAGCACCATGTCGAGGCCTTTTCCATAAAAACCAGCCAGTGCGCCGACAATGATTCCAATGACTCCCGCAATGCCCATCGAGACGAAACCCACGGACAAGGCGATCGTGGTTCCGTGGACCATCTGCGCGAAGACATCCACACCCCGTTGGTCGGTACCAAACCAGTTACGCAAACTGGGTTTCCCGTTGTCCTGGGTGGGATTACCCGGCATTCCCTTCCATTCGTCGTCATACACGCGGCGATAAGGATCCTGATAGACCAGTGGCCAGATCGCCCAGCTGTCGGGATCTTTCGCTTTCAGGTTTTCCGGGTAGCGGTTGCGAAAGCGGTCTTTGTAGAAGATCGGGTTTTCCCATTCGCGGCGGAAGTAGCCCATCGCGGGAAAGTAAATGTGACCTTTGTATTTACAGATGATCGGTTTGGTCCCGGCAATCGCAGGAGCAAAGACCGCTACCATGCAGAGAAAGCCGATGTAGATCAGAGCGATCATCGCCATTTTGCGATGTTTGAAACGCTGCCAGGTCTCAGCCCAGAAACTGGGTGACTTTTTGACCTTCTTCGGTGCAGTGACATTATTCTGGTCAGTGTCAGATTTCTGTTGCATGATGAGTAATGACTTTAAGAGAAATCAGTTTCAGATATAAACCATGGTTGAGTACAGAAGCCGCATCAGTGATCAGAGATTTTGACCCGGGGGTCAGCCATCGCGTAGAAGATGTCGGCCATAAGTTGTCCTGCCAGAGTCAGGATCGCAAACATCAGTGTCAAACCCATGATCGTCGGGTAATCCCGTTCCAGAATGGATTCAAAATAAAGCTGTCCCATGCCGGGCCAGCTGAAGATCCGCTCGATAATCACTGAGCCTCCCAGCAGCGAGGGAAGTGTCAGTCCAATGAGAGTCACCAGCGGAATAAATGTATTGCGGAAAGCATGTCTGACGAGAACATTCACGGGGCCCAGGCCCTTGGCGCGAGCCGTGCGGATGTAATCCTGTCTCAACACTTCGTGCATATTCGCCCGAATGAACCGGCTGTAATACGCGAGACTGCCATAGGTGTAGCAGATAATCGGCATGATGGCGTGCAGGAAAATATCCCAGACCTGCTGGATCGTCGACATCGAGCTGTAGTTATCGCTCTTCATGCCATACAGAGGCAGCCAGCCCAGTTTGTTGGCCAGATAGATCTGCAGAAACAGAGCCGCTACGAAACTGGGGAACGAATACAGCATATACAGAATCGTGCCGATGGTTCGTTCGTCGAGATGCCCCTGACGCGCCGAGGAATACAGGCCCATTGGAATGGCCAGCAGATAGGTTAACAGCAGTGAGCTCACCGAGAGAATCAGTGTCGGTCCGATTCGTTCGCTGATCAGACGGGTGACCGGTTGCTTGCGGGAAATGGAGCGCCCCAGATCGAGACGGCAGACATTACTCACCCACAAAACATACGCCTGAGGCCAGGGTTTATCCAGCCCGTAGGCTTTTTCCATTCGTTCACGGTCTGCCTCACTCAATTCCTTGCCGGGGTCGATCATCGCCATGGCATTGGAGAGAGGCGTTCCCGGCATGTTACGAATCAGGCCGAAGATGATAAACGTAATCAGCGTGAGTGTGACTAACCCGATGAGGAGCCTTCGCACGAGGTAACTGAACATGCTATTGAATCAATCCATTATCAGAATCAACAAAAACAGTAGCATTCGCTCCGCCACAGGCTGAGCAGACTCTCAGCCTGTGATGAATCGAATCAGAGCAGCGTACGATGACTATTTCTCGACCGGTTTCCAGAGACTGCTGAAACCGGGACCGTACCCATAAGGACCACGGGGGCTGAAGACATAGCCTCTCAGGTCTTTATTGAAGCCGTAGAAGGAGTTGCGGTAGTAGAGCCAGGTGTAAGGCTGATCTTCATACAGAATCTTATGGATTTCTCCATAGATTTTTGCACGCTTGTCCTTATCAAATTCCCGACGCCCCTCTTCGAACAGTTTGTCGACTTTCGGGTTAGAATACTGTCCGTAGTTACGGCCTTCCCCTGTTTTCCAGAGGTTCATGCCGGTATCAGGGTCGGTGCCGGTTCCCCAGCCACCGAACATGGCCTGGAACTGATGTTTGCGGGCTTTATCCTGCATCACGGTGAATTCTGTCGCTTTGACCTCACAGATAATCCCGATCTGGTCGAGGTTCTCCTTGAGGAGCGTACAGATGGAAAGTGACAGAGGTCGGCTGGCAGTCATAATGGTGAAGCGGAATGGAATCGTTTTACCGTCGAATTCTTTATCGCGGATCCCGTCTCCGTCATGGTCGATCCAGCCAGCTTCGTCGAGCAGCTGTTCGGCTTTCTTCAGGTCCTGGTGAAACGGTTTCGTCATCGGCTTAGGCGACATCCAGGCCGTTTCATGAAAAATACCAGTACAGGGCTGATAGAGTCCGTAGCAGAGTTCATCCAGCATTTCCTGATGATTGAAAGCATAGGACATCGCGGTACGCACTTTCTTATCCTGGAAGAACAGCGTTTCGCAGTTCCAGCCAAAATAGAAGTAGACCCATTCCAGTCCACTGGCTTTGGTGCAGACATCATAGAAATCTTTCCCATCCGTCTGGGTTTTCCAGAGTTCGGGATTCAGAGCCATTTCGTCGATCTCGCCATTTTTCAGAGCGAGCAGCGCCGTGTTGGGATCTTCAATAATTCGCAGGCGAACACGTTCGAAGTAAGGCCGACTGCGAACCTGTTTGCCGTCCTGCATGTACCAGCCTTCCCGGCGTTTGAGCAGGATCTCCTGTCCACGAACCCGTTTTTCGTATTCGTAAGGGCCGCCGGTGACCGGGCTGTTCTCGTACTTGACGTGATATTCGCTGTCCTGCAGCGTGGGGTCGCTATCCAGTTCTTTGGAGTAGATATGTTTCGGAATAATCGGGAAGTTCAAGTTCCAGACGTTGGTCGGCAGTGCTTCTTTATGAAAGAAGACCAGTGTCTGATCGTCGTAAGCTTCGATCCAGCGGATCTGGTCGGTTCCCGAACGAACAGCGGGCACCGGGACGTCCGGATTCATGATAGTCTTGAAAGAAAAGACAATGTCGTGAGCGGTAATCGGTTCGCCGTCTGACCAGGTCAGGTCGTCCCGCATCACTACTTTGTCGTACTTCTTATCTTTACTGGTCTGCCAGGAAACGACAGTGTCAGCGACAGCAAAGGGACGGAAGTTCCAGTCGAAACTAAACAGTCCAAACCCGGTTAAGGAACCCACTTCGAATTCGACCGCGGAGCTGCCCATGATAGGGTTGGTGCTTTTCATGTCCGCACCAACGTGGCGGTTGATGGTTGCGCCCCAGTCAACCTGTTCGTCATTTTCAGGCAGACGTCCCAGGGCACTCAGAATCTTTTCATTGTTTTCCTGGGTGTCATTTTTCAGTTTCAGAGCTTCTTCTACAGAGACCAGAGGTTTTTCCTTACTCTGTCGCTCACGCATCAGCTCGAGACTGTCGAGCACCGGCTGTTCTTCCCATTCTACTTTTTCATCCAGTTCCGCCAGTGACGGGGCATCGAATGGCTCGAGCAGAGGCTCTGATTTCACAGCTTCTTCTGGGGTTTCGGGAGCAGGTCCGGGGCAACCCGTCAGGAAGAAGGTGAGTAAAATAGTCAAAAGCAATCGATTCAGCGTGGATGAGTAGTACATGGATATTCCTTCAATTACTCCATTGGATCGTCGGGAAAATCTCGGGTGGATTCAATCGGGGTTCAGATCACTGCGAAACAGGTTCTGCGAGCTATTTGTAGTAGATTGTGGCAGACTCTGTCAAATAGAACAAGGCTGATTCTGGTTTTAAAGGCAAGTTGCGTTTAGACTTACCATCAACCAAAATCAGCCTGATTCAGTGAAAATTCAAATTGTCATCCCGTAAACGGGATCAGGGGGTGAATCCTATTTGAAAACTCCCACCCAGTAGTGTTGTCCATTGCGGATCATATATCCGAAGCCCACCTGCGATCCGGTCAGCATGATCGAATGGTGTGCGGGTGATGCAATCCAGCCATTGACGGCAGCTGCTGCTGAGGTCGGTCCCTGGAAGATGATTTCCGGCCAGGGAAGGTTGCTGTGCTGATAGTATCCGGTGTCGGCCATCCAGGTGGCATGTTCCTGAGCTTGCAGGCACATTTTGGTATTCAGTGTCAGGGCAGGCATGCCATTACGGGCACGTTCCTGGTTGTGAAGTTCGAGCAGTCGCTGAATGGTAGGATGTTTGATCAACCAGTCATGCTCTCCCTCTTTCTTTTCTTTCTCCTCAGAAAAAGCCGGCTGAATCAACAGCAGGCACATTAGACTTGCAAACACGACTCTCCATAATGGTCTTATAGTCATAATCCCTTTTCCTAGTCCTTCCCTATAGGATGTTAAGATGTGGGGCCGGCGAAAACTTTGACGGTCCCGTAACCTGAAGGGCAAGGTTAGCAACGGCAAAACGGCCGGTCTACTGTTCGGAAAGGGGAAAATTCAGAACTCGGATCATATTGAAGAATCCACATATCATTGAGCGTTGGCGCTACGAATTCTGCTTTTTTCTATGTTCAACCCGGAGCCGGATTTGCGCCAAGTCATCAGTAGGCACTGATTCGATGAGACGTTTTGTATAGTCCTGCTGTGGGGCCTGATAAATCAGTTCTGAGGGGCCCAGTTCGACGAGTTTTCCCTGATTCATCACTGCCATCATGTCTGACATGAATTTCACCACACTCAAATCGTGGCTGATAAAAATGTAAGTCAGGTGATGCTGTTCCTGTAGATCTTTGAGCAGATTCAGCACCTGCGCCTGCACGGAAACATCGAGGGCCGAAACAGATTCATCACAGATAATGAACTCTGGCTCGACCGCCAGTGCCCGGGCAATCGAGATGCGCTGACGCTGACCGCCGGAGAATTCATGCGGATAGCGATCCAGATAATCAACCGTTAACCCGACCTCTTCCAGCAGTGCAGCAGCACGATCGCGCCGGTCCTGTTTGGAGCTTCCCAGATTGTGCGCGATCATCGATTCGGTAATGATCGTCGAGATCATCATGCGGGGGTTGAGTGAACTGTAGGGATCCTGAAAAATGATCTGCACTTTACGTCGAAACGGTTTTCTGCCCGAACGACTCATGTGCGCCAGATCATTCCCCTCGAGTAGAATTTTCCCATGCGAAACTGGTGCCAGGCCCACGATGGCTTTGCCGGTTGTCGTTTTTCCACAGCCGGACTCGCCTACCAGTCCCAGTGTCTGCCCACGATAGATATTCAATGAGATGCCATCGACGGCACGCACATGGTCGACTGTGCGACGTAATACTCCGCTTTTAATCGGGTAATGCACGTGCAAATCATCGAGACTTAAAATCGGTTTCTCGCCGTCCTGGACACATTCCGATTCGGGAAGATTCTGCACCGTGTCCCACTGATAACCCATCGACTCCAGTTCGCTCCGCGGATGCAGCAGGCGGGGACGACCGTGAGTCGTCAACTCGAGAAAGCGGCTTTCATCGAACTTTTTTTCCTCAATCCGGTATTCGCCGGGTGAGGTTTCTTCGAAATCCATAAAGTCAGAAACGGTAGGCAACCGCTTAAAGGAAGTATCGAGTGCCGGACGACAGGCAAGCAACCCTTTGGTATAGGGATGCTCTGCATTTTCGAAGATCTCCATCACGGGTTTGTATTCCACCAGTTTCCCACGAAACATGACGGCCACATCGTCGGCGATTTCCGCGATCACTCCCAGATCGTGGGTGATGAACAGTACCGACATGCCCCGCTCATCCCGCAGTTTGCGAATCAAATTCAGAATCTGTGCCTGAATGGTCACGTCGAGGGCGGTTGTGGGTTCGTCGGCGATCAACAGTTCCGGGTTACAACTCAGGGCCATCGCGATCATCACGCGTTGCTTCTGACCGCCTGACATTTCGTGTGGATAACTCGAAAAACGTCGCTCCGGTTCCAGGATTCCGACTTCGTGAAACAGTTCGATGGTCCGCTGCTTTGCCTCAGCCTGACTGACCTTCTGGTGCAACATGATGGCTTCCATCACCTGCTTGCCGACCCGGAAAACCGGATTCAAAGAAGTGCCCGGTTCCTGGAAAATCATGCTGATTTCACGGCCGCGAATCTTGCGCATCTCGGGATCGGGGAGCTTGACCAGATCTTTTCCCAGGAAGGAAATTGAACCGCCATCAATTTTCGCAGCGGTATCGGGGAGCAGTTTCATGATCGACAGCGAAGTCACCGACTTGCCGGACCCCGATTCTCCCACCAGCCCCAGTGTTTTCCCCTTTTCAATATGAATGGTCAGATCTTCGACCGCTTTGACTACGCCACGATTGGTGTGAAAGTAGGTCTTTAGTCCCTGGATATCGAGCAAAGCGGCAGACTCTGTCATGGGATTTCCTCTTGAAATCTATGGCATCATATGGGGAATCATCAGGCGGATCCGATTTCCGCAACCACGCTTTTGTAATTTCAAAAGCGATCTGCGTATAATAGCGAAACTCCGAGGAGTTGGCAGTGGAAACACAAGAAACCTGACGATTGTAGGAAAATGAATCGAATCACAATGAAACGCACTCTGACTGTAATCTTTTCTGTCCTGTTCTTTCAAGCCCTGATCGTTTCTCTGCGGGTGCAGACACTCAGTGCAGAAGAGATCACATTTCCCGATGAACTCACAAAATTCGTCCCTTATCAGCACAATCCAATCTTCGAGGCCCAGGGGCCTGGACACTGGGATGTCAAAATCCGTGAACGTGGGTGGATCATGCCGGAGGGGGATCTGTATCACCTCTGGTTTACGGGTTATGACGGCAGCCGGGAAGGCCTGAAAAAGCTGGGCTATGCCTGGTCCTATGATGGCATCCACTGGACCCGTTCTCCCTGTAATCCGATTTACGAGAAACACTGGGTTGAAGATATGATGGTCCTCAAACATGACGGGACCTATCACATGTTCGCGGAAGGCAAGAACGACATTGCCCAGCACCTGGTATCGACTGACGCTGTGAACTGGAAGCGGGTCGGTGCTCTAGACGTTCGGCTGAGTAACGGAAAACCGATTCCGGAGGGGCCCTATGGAACCCCGGTTGTCTGGCGTGAAAATGATCAATGGTACCTGTTTTATGAGCGACGGGACGCCGGCATCTGGCTGGCGACTTCTCCCGACATGAAAGTCTGGACCAATGTGAACAACGATCAGCCGGTGATGGTGCCTGGCCCGGGAAAATACGATCAGAAAATGATCGCCATGAATCAGCTGATTAAGCATCATGGAACCTATTACATGGTGTTCCACGGGACAGCGGCGGCCAGAAAACCCTCTCTCTGGACGACAAATCTGGCGGCTTCTAAAGATCTGCTGAACTGGGTCAAATATCCAGGGAATCCCCTCACCAGACCGGAAGCCAATCAGTCCAGTGGACTGTTAATACCGGATGGAGAGCGTTTCCGCTTCTACACGATGCATGGTCAGGTCGATCTGCATCTGCCCGAAAATTCAAAATCGGAATGAATCAGGACAGCAACTCATGAGCAATTCTTCTCTGGAAAGACCGTCGGTCACTACAGAGAAGGATCGCGAAGTGAACCGTTTTCCCCGTTCGCCTGCCCTGACAGTTCTGCTGGTATTTGCCGGCGGGATTGTAACGGATGCCTTTTATCCACTTCCGCTGGGTGACTGGATCTGGTTCAGCGGGCTGGCGTCACTGCTGTGGTGTGTTGCCTGTTACCAGCGGCGATTTGCCATTTCGGGGTGTCTGTTACTCATCTCGCTATTCTGTATGGGAGGACTACGGCATCATGTTTTCTGGTACAGTCATGCACCGGATCATATCAGCCGGATATTTGATGACGGACTGACTACAGACGAAACAAGCAAACTGGTGCGAGTGACAGGCATCGTCAGCACGATGCCTGTCACAGAAATCGCGGATGGGGATGAACAGTATAATCCTGACACCCCTCAGCAAAGGACAATGCTCGTACTCGCGTGCCGGAAGATTGATACAGGGCAAAATCAGTTTCCGGTCTCCGGAAAAATACAGGTCTCAATTTATGAACCAGCCACGCCGGGACGATCGGTTCCCTTTTCACTGGGCGATACTGTCACCGTCTGCGGGAAATTAACCCCTGTCAGTGGTAAACTGAATCCACAGGATTTTGACTTCAGCCAATATTACCGCAAACGACAGATCGAAGCCCGTCTGTCGGTAAAATTTTCAGAAGCGGTGAGCGTTATCACCCCCAGTGCTCGCTGGTCATGGAGTTCTTTTCGTCAAACACTGCGCCAAAAAGTCAGAGACAATATCATTCAGCAGACGTCAGGAGAAACTCAAGGGATCGCCCTGGCATTGATGCTGGGAGACCGATCGGAATTGCGTCCTGAAACTCAGCAGAAGTTCAGTCGCTCCGGATTGGTGCATTTCCTCGCGATTTCTGGGCTCCATATCGGTTTTTTCAGCCTGTTTGTCTGGAGCTTCTGCCATGTGTTAAACCTGCCTCGCAAGGTGGCCTTTGGACTTCTGGTGCTGGCGATTGGCTTTTATCTTTCCATTATTGAAATCCGACCTCCGGTATTGCGTGCGGCTTTCTTTTGTCTCCTGGCCGTTCTAGGACTGATCAACTGGCGCACAATAACCACAGTAAATCTGGTCTGTATTACTGCATTGGTGATTCTGATCATCAATCCCACAGACTTGTTTGACCCGGGAACGCAATTGTCGTTTCTCGCCGTTGCCGCCATTTTGTGGACCGTACAACAGGACTTCTACAGCAAGCCGTTCGCACAATCCTGGATTCCGTTACGCTGGCGTATTCTGGCAGAAGACCCGGTTCTGCAGACACCGTTGCACAAGGTCCTGATCCGACTGTTCCGTATGTTTTACAGCGTTTTTCTGGTTACATTGATGATCTGGCTGCTGACGGCACCGCTGGTCATGTATTATTTCAACCTGCTGGCTCCGATCGGATTGCTGATCAATACCCTGGTATTTCCGTTCCTGTTTCTCGTGTTGCTGTTGGGATACCTGCTGATCTTCGCAGGACCGATTCTACCCTGGGGAACATCCCTGTTTGGCTACTGCTTCAACAGCAGCTTGCAACTGTTATTGTCACTAGTTGATTTCGCATCACAGATTCCCGGCGGCCACTATGAGTTACCGTCTCCCCCGGTCTGGTGGCTGATTAGTTATTATTTGCTCATTTTACTGGCCGTTCTTCCGGTAAGAGTAACTGCTGATCTATTTTCGCCTGCGTGGTTACGAAAGATCCGACTGTCACTCGTCCCCTGCTGGGTAG
This window harbors:
- a CDS encoding ABC transporter permease — translated: MFSYLVRRLLIGLVTLTLITFIIFGLIRNMPGTPLSNAMAMIDPGKELSEADRERMEKAYGLDKPWPQAYVLWVSNVCRLDLGRSISRKQPVTRLISERIGPTLILSVSSLLLTYLLAIPMGLYSSARQGHLDERTIGTILYMLYSFPSFVAALFLQIYLANKLGWLPLYGMKSDNYSSMSTIQQVWDIFLHAIMPIICYTYGSLAYYSRFIRANMHEVLRQDYIRTARAKGLGPVNVLVRHAFRNTFIPLVTLIGLTLPSLLGGSVIIERIFSWPGMGQLYFESILERDYPTIMGLTLMFAILTLAGQLMADIFYAMADPRVKISDH
- a CDS encoding peptide-binding protein, whose protein sequence is MYYSSTLNRLLLTILLTFFLTGCPGPAPETPEEAVKSEPLLEPFDAPSLAELDEKVEWEEQPVLDSLELMRERQSKEKPLVSVEEALKLKNDTQENNEKILSALGRLPENDEQVDWGATINRHVGADMKSTNPIMGSSAVEFEVGSLTGFGLFSFDWNFRPFAVADTVVSWQTSKDKKYDKVVMRDDLTWSDGEPITAHDIVFSFKTIMNPDVPVPAVRSGTDQIRWIEAYDDQTLVFFHKEALPTNVWNLNFPIIPKHIYSKELDSDPTLQDSEYHVKYENSPVTGGPYEYEKRVRGQEILLKRREGWYMQDGKQVRSRPYFERVRLRIIEDPNTALLALKNGEIDEMALNPELWKTQTDGKDFYDVCTKASGLEWVYFYFGWNCETLFFQDKKVRTAMSYAFNHQEMLDELCYGLYQPCTGIFHETAWMSPKPMTKPFHQDLKKAEQLLDEAGWIDHDGDGIRDKEFDGKTIPFRFTIMTASRPLSLSICTLLKENLDQIGIICEVKATEFTVMQDKARKHQFQAMFGGWGTGTDPDTGMNLWKTGEGRNYGQYSNPKVDKLFEEGRREFDKDKRAKIYGEIHKILYEDQPYTWLYYRNSFYGFNKDLRGYVFSPRGPYGYGPGFSSLWKPVEK
- a CDS encoding DNA internalization-related competence protein ComEC/Rec2 is translated as MSNSSLERPSVTTEKDREVNRFPRSPALTVLLVFAGGIVTDAFYPLPLGDWIWFSGLASLLWCVACYQRRFAISGCLLLISLFCMGGLRHHVFWYSHAPDHISRIFDDGLTTDETSKLVRVTGIVSTMPVTEIADGDEQYNPDTPQQRTMLVLACRKIDTGQNQFPVSGKIQVSIYEPATPGRSVPFSLGDTVTVCGKLTPVSGKLNPQDFDFSQYYRKRQIEARLSVKFSEAVSVITPSARWSWSSFRQTLRQKVRDNIIQQTSGETQGIALALMLGDRSELRPETQQKFSRSGLVHFLAISGLHIGFFSLFVWSFCHVLNLPRKVAFGLLVLAIGFYLSIIEIRPPVLRAAFFCLLAVLGLINWRTITTVNLVCITALVILIINPTDLFDPGTQLSFLAVAAILWTVQQDFYSKPFAQSWIPLRWRILAEDPVLQTPLHKVLIRLFRMFYSVFLVTLMIWLLTAPLVMYYFNLLAPIGLLINTLVFPFLFLVLLLGYLLIFAGPILPWGTSLFGYCFNSSLQLLLSLVDFASQIPGGHYELPSPPVWWLISYYLLILLAVLPVRVTADLFSPAWLRKIRLSLVPCWVVGGLIFPIVNHAEPALKCTIIAVHHGAAILIESPAGPTVLYDAGSLAPVEGTSEIIRKTLLAHGIRRADLLLLSHADKDHYNAASRLLERGYVRELAFPKSFLDHRQAGTIELSELAEDEGLPMTLVGRGDQLDLGAGVTIQVLHPGNAQTFEEDNAASLTVLVSYQGRRILLTGDLEGDGLQALLAQESPGTIDVLLSPHHGSLTANTRELAEWAHPDYVIVSGGKPQTIGQLQQVYALQTRVYATSTHGALTCSISHDGKVSVTSYRTQRRLLR
- a CDS encoding ABC transporter ATP-binding protein, translated to MTESAALLDIQGLKTYFHTNRGVVKAVEDLTIHIEKGKTLGLVGESGSGKSVTSLSIMKLLPDTAAKIDGGSISFLGKDLVKLPDPEMRKIRGREISMIFQEPGTSLNPVFRVGKQVMEAIMLHQKVSQAEAKQRTIELFHEVGILEPERRFSSYPHEMSGGQKQRVMIAMALSCNPELLIADEPTTALDVTIQAQILNLIRKLRDERGMSVLFITHDLGVIAEIADDVAVMFRGKLVEYKPVMEIFENAEHPYTKGLLACRPALDTSFKRLPTVSDFMDFEETSPGEYRIEEKKFDESRFLELTTHGRPRLLHPRSELESMGYQWDTVQNLPESECVQDGEKPILSLDDLHVHYPIKSGVLRRTVDHVRAVDGISLNIYRGQTLGLVGESGCGKTTTGKAIVGLAPVSHGKILLEGNDLAHMSRSGRKPFRRKVQIIFQDPYSSLNPRMMISTIITESMIAHNLGSSKQDRRDRAAALLEEVGLTVDYLDRYPHEFSGGQRQRISIARALAVEPEFIICDESVSALDVSVQAQVLNLLKDLQEQHHLTYIFISHDLSVVKFMSDMMAVMNQGKLVELGPSELIYQAPQQDYTKRLIESVPTDDLAQIRLRVEHRKKQNS
- a CDS encoding ABC transporter permease, with the translated sequence MQQKSDTDQNNVTAPKKVKKSPSFWAETWQRFKHRKMAMIALIYIGFLCMVAVFAPAIAGTKPIICKYKGHIYFPAMGYFRREWENPIFYKDRFRNRYPENLKAKDPDSWAIWPLVYQDPYRRVYDDEWKGMPGNPTQDNGKPSLRNWFGTDQRGVDVFAQMVHGTTIALSVGFVSMGIAGVIGIIVGALAGFYGKGLDMVLSRVIEVVMCIPTLILILAIIAIIDAPTIWHMMAIIGCTGWTGIARLARAEFMKLRESDFVLAAKTTGVGQFRIIFRYILPNSLAPVLVPITFGIAAAILIESGLSFLGFGAPPPNPSWGTLLNMGRQNLQMWWLIFFPGMAIFMAVLAYNLIGEGLQEASDPRLRDA
- a CDS encoding CAP domain-containing protein yields the protein MFASLMCLLLIQPAFSEEKEKKEGEHDWLIKHPTIQRLLELHNQERARNGMPALTLNTKMCLQAQEHATWMADTGYYQHSNLPWPEIIFQGPTSAAAAVNGWIASPAHHSIMLTGSQVGFGYMIRNGQHYWVGVFK
- a CDS encoding glycosylase, which encodes MKRTLTVIFSVLFFQALIVSLRVQTLSAEEITFPDELTKFVPYQHNPIFEAQGPGHWDVKIRERGWIMPEGDLYHLWFTGYDGSREGLKKLGYAWSYDGIHWTRSPCNPIYEKHWVEDMMVLKHDGTYHMFAEGKNDIAQHLVSTDAVNWKRVGALDVRLSNGKPIPEGPYGTPVVWRENDQWYLFYERRDAGIWLATSPDMKVWTNVNNDQPVMVPGPGKYDQKMIAMNQLIKHHGTYYMVFHGTAAARKPSLWTTNLAASKDLLNWVKYPGNPLTRPEANQSSGLLIPDGERFRFYTMHGQVDLHLPENSKSE